A genomic stretch from Kovacikia minuta CCNUW1 includes:
- a CDS encoding glycosyltransferase family A protein, which produces MQSCIQQTYPNLEIHLIDNGSTDNTLAIAREIAQTCPRPFQIHHCPLRGANRARNFGFTQAQGDYIQWLDADDELAPDKISRQLIALVQQSEADVAYGDWDWCFWEDRQLIAQLRFADRSYGDFILQTLLDNWRPPHTYLLRRRAALQLHHLQAWNPNTTIYMDREYFTLAALLGLQFLHVPHSFVRYHRWSTTQVSRSASYPDRIHNRRQIFRRLQDIAQVCQGPKLTRSHQFLLQQNLDLWQPAFSLIQQADQTFALQHNQTQEYLSITWQEANIARVLLQANKPRVIEDHARKIIQLLWLEILVELQQADTAALDYNLIADKLAWRIGCNGSSNASNPPAEWEPIPHIQKVSTDSIPLHPLLQEVPLFTPLLGEERLVVQQFLDRLRPGQWLQRVEFPA; this is translated from the coding sequence CTGCAAAGCTGCATCCAGCAAACCTACCCCAACCTCGAAATTCACCTCATAGACAACGGCTCCACCGACAACACCCTTGCAATCGCCCGTGAGATCGCCCAAACCTGCCCCCGTCCTTTCCAAATCCACCACTGCCCCCTACGGGGAGCGAACCGCGCCCGTAACTTCGGTTTCACCCAGGCTCAAGGCGACTACATCCAATGGCTCGATGCTGATGACGAACTTGCTCCCGATAAAATCAGCCGTCAACTGATTGCCCTCGTCCAACAATCTGAAGCGGATGTTGCCTATGGCGACTGGGACTGGTGCTTCTGGGAAGACCGTCAACTCATCGCCCAATTGCGCTTTGCCGATCGCTCCTACGGTGACTTCATCCTGCAAACCCTGCTCGACAACTGGCGACCTCCACACACTTACCTCCTGCGCCGCAGAGCCGCTCTTCAACTACATCATCTGCAAGCCTGGAACCCCAATACCACCATCTACATGGACCGGGAATACTTCACCTTAGCAGCCCTGCTTGGACTACAATTCCTGCACGTTCCCCACAGCTTTGTTCGCTACCACCGCTGGTCTACTACCCAGGTCAGCCGCAGCGCCAGCTACCCTGATCGCATTCATAACCGCCGCCAAATCTTCCGTCGTCTGCAAGACATCGCCCAGGTATGTCAGGGACCAAAGCTCACCCGATCGCATCAATTCCTGCTCCAACAGAACTTGGACCTCTGGCAACCTGCCTTTAGCCTCATCCAACAAGCCGACCAAACCTTTGCCCTGCAACACAACCAGACCCAGGAATACCTCTCAATCACCTGGCAGGAAGCCAACATTGCTCGTGTGCTTCTACAAGCGAATAAACCACGGGTGATCGAAGATCATGCCCGCAAAATCATTCAACTCCTGTGGCTAGAAATCCTGGTCGAACTTCAGCAGGCAGACACAGCCGCCCTGGACTACAACCTGATTGCCGATAAACTCGCATGGCGGATTGGATGTAATGGCAGCTCTAATGCTTCCAACCCACCCGCTGAGTGGGAACCTATTCCTCATATCCAAAAAGTTTCAACCGATTCCATTCCACTCCATCCCCTACTTCAGGAAGTGCCACTCTTCACTCCACTCTTGGGTGAGGAACGGTTGGTGGTTCAGCAATTTCTCGATCGCCTGCGTCCAGGTCAATGGCTTCAACGTGTTGAATTCCCTGCTTAA
- a CDS encoding glycosyltransferase family 2 protein: MPKSVPSPISLIVTVYNRAAYLPLTLDRILAQTQPNFELLIWDDGSTDNSLQIAQSYAFTDDRIRVISAPHQGISLSLKSAIALHLLSLPRLGR, encoded by the coding sequence GTGCCCAAATCCGTGCCTTCTCCTATTTCCCTCATCGTTACCGTCTACAACCGTGCTGCATATCTCCCCCTCACCCTCGATCGTATTCTTGCCCAAACCCAACCCAACTTTGAGCTACTGATTTGGGATGACGGTTCCACCGATAACTCCCTTCAGATTGCCCAGTCTTATGCCTTTACAGACGATCGCATCCGTGTTATCTCTGCCCCTCACCAGGGAATCTCCCTATCTCTAAAATCCGCGATCGCCCTCCACCTCCTTTCCCTACCTCGGCTGGGTCGATAG
- a CDS encoding FG-GAP-like repeat-containing protein, with the protein MSVRNDTVILLRTMKTFMLPEPGDTLSAATSLNLKTTNQPFQDVVSLTDDDYYRFRLEGRSSFNLSLTGLDGNADVQLLDHTGAVVQQSVNTGNLSENINLASLDAGIYYLRVFLGSGSSSANYTLGVQAQSSEQTNIVWRNYSSGQNEIWEMNGVSLDSVASTTVSNQNFKIEGIGDFNGDGSSDLLWHNASSGQVVIWLMNGITYSTAISLGTVSGADWKIAATDDFNGDGQSDILWRNTSTGNSNSGRTVLWQMNGGR; encoded by the coding sequence GTGTCAGTTCGCAATGATACCGTCATTTTGTTGCGAACCATGAAGACATTTATGCTGCCTGAACCAGGGGACACGCTTTCGGCTGCTACCTCTTTGAACCTTAAAACCACAAATCAGCCATTTCAGGACGTAGTTAGCCTGACGGATGATGACTACTACCGCTTCCGCTTAGAGGGACGCAGCAGCTTCAATCTGTCATTGACCGGATTAGACGGGAATGCCGATGTGCAATTGCTGGATCACACGGGAGCAGTGGTGCAGCAGTCCGTTAATACGGGCAATCTGTCTGAGAATATTAATCTTGCCAGTTTAGATGCAGGCATCTACTACCTGCGGGTATTCCTGGGTTCGGGCAGCAGCAGCGCTAACTACACCCTGGGCGTGCAAGCGCAAAGCAGTGAACAAACCAACATCGTCTGGCGTAACTACAGTTCAGGACAGAATGAGATCTGGGAGATGAACGGGGTGTCCCTCGACTCGGTTGCCTCAACAACCGTAAGCAACCAGAATTTCAAAATTGAAGGAATTGGGGACTTTAACGGAGATGGGTCGAGCGATCTGCTTTGGCACAACGCTTCTAGTGGGCAGGTCGTTATTTGGCTAATGAATGGTATTACTTACAGCACCGCAATCTCTCTGGGAACGGTCAGCGGAGCAGATTGGAAGATTGCCGCAACGGATGATTTCAATGGCGATGGTCAGTCCGATATCCTCTGGCGCAATACCAGTACAGGCAATTCCAATTCTGGTCGCACGGTTCTCTGGCAGATGAATGGGGGGCGCTGA
- a CDS encoding FG-GAP-like repeat-containing protein, whose translation MVGTGDFDGDLQTDILWRNGSTGQNVIWQMNGATLGIAISLPNVSGSTWSQAISDFNGDGQSDILWRNGSTGQNVIWLINGTSLNTAVSLPTLSGTAWTIAGIDDFNGDQKNDILWRNYSSGQTAIWLMNGTTYSTAANLGTKDTNWKIISSATQFDPPTAIDNAGNTTATAFNIGTLNGSGTYSGIISDTDANDYYKFSLLTEINSVHLQLSGFSGDANIQLLDSSNNVIQSSTNGGTLTEFIDSSLNAGTYYIRIYTGAAGVNTGYKFSLYSGSISLDEGNRFLTQTTIPIELGQSQGTRKLTFDLSAQFGTANSSTAIEDAFLVYLVNSTSQTLLDQGKGTAVFSLSGNNAEYTPGLVTYNGSKVEIDLSSLKDETSGTLIFQLINNDADTNAQVQVTNLTNTVDSLGVSSPVFSTPRTVLPGAAISNVSSFTTTTDLKALLSNVHRNPKTGKFVANLQVQNTGTTAIGRQVIALFANLPAGVALLNASGTNANNKPYLNLKPAISSGGLEPGTISDAVEISFDDPNLVQFNWQPSFLTGIANSAPVFSAIAPITIHPGESKSLSLATDADGDQVIYTLRVNGTQPPVSISGDGKLMINPNPNQLGNYTFTVVASDGALETTQDVQLTVAADSVTTTRVSGIIKNAGTTPQALQGIKVEWGSISTTTASDGSFTLEFANVSSTNPLPTTPLKVDGKQSGSYSDLTFDVSNLLGHNPYTAYNNVISQPIYLNALDTTHTTPISATGSTEVTNSTLAGTKLTVPAGTLQNAQGGAYTGQISLTSVNSSQLPVPLPDGLSSRGVIAVDLMTATCTGSLPLQVSNPTSYQGPLDLWGLTSDGTWKIVGAGYAGGDGLFTSSPFTLPGGTPPNGNTPTNGIPGGGYYFFAPKALTPKDLSAIPRNPDEVCESCKVRKQFNDDASVELYSGGVMESHELMTYQSLGETRGVQLQYNSLRADPRPIVHFGYDDVQYDSVNNDKYRMIAKLTVKLGDGSTYQVPGYEGHDYGLTGGENFWKLPTPTSGSTVDVDGALQVNLRNQASGIYDYDLTTGIKVLCNCPGEESYFYGASTTQHDQLVIVNSINSAFGSGWGLAGWQEIVESQSGSVLLIDGNGSQLVFKKVGSAYQSPEGDFSTLVKLANGQFQRTTKDGTVYTFNGQKKLETVADRNGLTTTYTYDSAGRLKSMVDPAGPQLETTFTYYNTGVNANRVRYITDPAGRVTEMVYDSNGNLFKVIDPDQKFRTWGYDSEHHITSNTDKLGNQGQAGHTDQGFYDFAGRATKAINKDGTVVKVSPAQVQGLYKPEETKNPFPAPVAFTTQPTEADYVDANGNVTRVRLDRAQQEIFSRDGLGTSTTFERTDTGANKKYLVTKSTDARGHSVSYTYDTKGNLVSMTDELSKGVQATDSLFPHPLYESPGQTVAKDWDGDGNLDLIGSNGASVNIVYGDGHGGFSTPTTLLPTGGHRLAIGDLNGDGRLDLVTGSFDGKTLSVHLQQSTGTFLQPTDLTITNSPGGEIVAIGLADLDGDQDLDLFSLNGAGYGNELDNTKNNLNVWVNNGQGGFGTTPLTTQLGNQRPVAISSGDVNGDNRLDFVVSSKTYTLSGNQIIVASQQVSVLLGQANAPFSIANTYTGGEGVQTALGDVNGDGKLDLAMLASDSTSISLLTGQGDGSFTALSGTPFSAPTGNLITSVFLKDVNGDGKLDLINTLTPGANNVAVSFGQGNSTLGAAQFYQLTGATDRLLFGDFTTQAEDPSLPGKLDLLIPTEGVSPNNGLLVNQGARTFVARPYADSRDFTVGNNPVVGSNPTAIATGDINGDSIPDVVTANAGTNTVSVGLGNGDGTFATIPDYAVGSSPQGVALGDLNGDGKLDFVTANYGNGTVSIGLGDGKGFFAAASSIAVGANPTSVSLGDLNGDDKLELVLTTSNQVSVLLNQTANGTLSFATRVDYGVGTTPKTAALGDINRDGKLDVVTANFGSGNLSVLLGAGNGTLGAATTYTVGTNPTSVALGDVNGDGKLDLVSTNASTDVSKNSISVLLGNGLGAFGTKTDYQVGYSPTAIGLGDFNNDGKLDVLTANSSTMSLLLGKGDGTFPAKNRFDFLTTGSPKAISLADLDLDGALDFVTANVGAAGAGSVSPRLNDLLRIGTPIGTGTHLYTYDPTFNQLTSETDELGRQTLYDIDSLTGNVKSMTRVVGTLDDPNAIVDDVVTRYTYTTDGRVETTMDSMGRVTRYNYSTNPTTVLLNGQQVQLLNPTGQLRSITFAEGTTDQATQWFGYDAAGNQTLMVDENGNRTVYSYDLNTNRLMGVTGADPDGSGPLAAPVTTYTYDANGNQLTVTDPNGNVTTNHYDNRGRLDWVMGADPDGQSGPLTAPVTTYQYDKNGNQIAVTDALGHVTKYSYDERDRLTETTNPDGKQTQSLYDFDNNPTGRIDASGHRANTVIDARGRRIRETDAAGNTTRFVYDPANQLIATVDAKGQMTHYVYDDLGRQIEVIDAQGHHTKTEYDRNGNVK comes from the coding sequence TTGGTCGGCACTGGCGATTTTGATGGCGACCTGCAAACCGATATCCTCTGGCGCAATGGGAGTACCGGGCAAAATGTGATCTGGCAGATGAATGGGGCAACGCTGGGGATTGCTATTTCACTGCCCAATGTCAGCGGTTCAACTTGGTCGCAAGCGATCTCAGACTTTAATGGCGATGGGCAAAGTGATATTCTTTGGCGCAATGGGAGTACCGGGCAGAATGTCATTTGGCTGATTAATGGGACTTCGTTGAACACGGCGGTTAGCTTGCCGACGCTGAGTGGAACTGCCTGGACGATCGCAGGAATAGATGATTTCAACGGCGACCAGAAAAATGACATTCTTTGGCGTAACTATAGTTCTGGGCAGACAGCGATCTGGTTGATGAACGGCACAACCTACAGTACTGCTGCCAATCTGGGAACAAAAGATACAAACTGGAAGATTATTTCATCCGCTACTCAGTTTGACCCACCAACCGCGATCGACAACGCGGGAAACACAACAGCAACCGCTTTTAACATTGGCACCCTAAATGGTAGCGGTACTTATAGTGGCATTATTAGCGATACAGATGCTAATGACTATTACAAATTCAGCTTGTTAACAGAAATCAATAGTGTTCACCTTCAGTTGAGTGGATTCAGTGGAGACGCAAATATTCAACTACTTGACAGCAGTAATAATGTCATTCAAAGTTCAACGAATGGTGGGACTTTAACCGAGTTCATTGATAGTTCTTTGAATGCAGGAACCTACTATATTCGCATTTACACAGGTGCAGCGGGCGTTAATACAGGCTACAAATTCAGCCTGTATTCAGGCTCTATAAGTCTGGACGAGGGCAATCGTTTTCTGACCCAGACCACTATTCCGATCGAGCTGGGGCAATCTCAGGGCACCCGTAAACTCACGTTTGATCTGAGTGCTCAATTTGGGACAGCGAATTCATCTACAGCCATTGAGGATGCCTTCCTTGTCTATTTAGTAAATTCAACTAGTCAAACGTTGCTAGACCAGGGGAAAGGAACAGCGGTGTTCTCGTTATCCGGGAACAATGCTGAATATACACCTGGATTAGTGACATATAACGGGTCAAAAGTTGAGATTGACCTGAGCAGTTTGAAGGATGAGACAAGCGGAACACTCATTTTCCAATTGATCAATAACGATGCGGACACAAACGCTCAGGTTCAGGTGACAAACTTGACTAACACCGTAGACTCTCTGGGCGTGAGTAGTCCGGTCTTCTCTACACCCCGAACCGTACTACCTGGTGCAGCGATTTCCAATGTCAGCAGTTTTACCACAACGACTGATTTGAAAGCGCTATTGAGCAATGTGCATCGGAATCCAAAGACTGGGAAATTTGTTGCCAATCTGCAAGTGCAGAATACAGGCACCACTGCGATCGGTCGTCAGGTGATTGCTCTTTTTGCCAATTTACCTGCTGGTGTAGCTCTGCTTAACGCTTCTGGGACAAACGCCAACAATAAACCCTACCTCAACCTCAAGCCTGCCATTTCAAGCGGTGGGTTGGAACCGGGAACTATCTCTGATGCGGTTGAAATTAGTTTTGATGACCCAAATCTTGTGCAATTCAACTGGCAACCCTCGTTTCTAACTGGGATTGCGAATAGTGCGCCTGTTTTCAGTGCGATCGCGCCGATCACGATTCATCCAGGAGAATCCAAATCGCTCTCATTAGCAACCGATGCGGATGGTGATCAGGTTATTTACACTTTGCGAGTAAATGGAACACAGCCTCCAGTCAGCATCAGCGGAGATGGGAAGCTGATGATCAACCCAAACCCCAATCAGTTGGGCAACTACACCTTTACGGTTGTAGCAAGCGATGGAGCATTAGAAACGACTCAAGACGTTCAACTGACTGTTGCGGCTGATTCGGTCACAACTACGCGGGTTTCAGGGATAATCAAGAATGCCGGAACTACGCCTCAAGCTTTACAGGGAATCAAGGTTGAGTGGGGGAGTATTAGCACAACCACTGCATCAGATGGATCGTTCACGTTGGAATTTGCCAACGTATCATCAACCAATCCACTTCCAACAACTCCATTGAAGGTGGATGGAAAACAATCTGGTAGTTACTCTGACTTAACCTTTGATGTCAGTAACTTGTTGGGTCATAACCCTTACACCGCCTACAACAACGTCATCAGCCAACCAATCTACCTGAATGCGCTTGATACAACGCATACAACCCCAATCAGCGCCACTGGCTCTACAGAAGTCACAAATTCCACCCTTGCTGGAACAAAGTTGACTGTACCAGCAGGAACATTGCAGAATGCTCAAGGAGGTGCTTACACAGGTCAAATCTCTTTAACCTCAGTTAATTCATCCCAACTACCCGTTCCACTTCCAGATGGGTTGAGTTCTAGGGGAGTAATTGCGGTTGATCTGATGACTGCCACTTGTACAGGTTCCTTACCGCTACAGGTGTCCAACCCAACCTCTTACCAGGGACCGCTTGACCTTTGGGGATTAACTTCAGATGGCACTTGGAAGATTGTTGGGGCTGGATATGCTGGGGGTGATGGACTTTTCACCAGTTCACCCTTCACTCTGCCCGGTGGTACCCCTCCCAATGGCAATACTCCTACTAACGGCATTCCAGGTGGCGGGTACTATTTCTTTGCACCAAAAGCACTAACCCCGAAGGACTTAAGCGCGATTCCTCGCAATCCAGATGAAGTCTGTGAATCCTGTAAAGTTCGCAAACAGTTTAACGACGATGCCAGCGTTGAACTTTACTCTGGTGGAGTCATGGAAAGCCATGAACTCATGACTTATCAATCGCTGGGTGAAACTCGTGGGGTGCAGCTTCAGTACAACTCACTCCGCGCCGATCCACGCCCGATCGTCCATTTTGGCTATGACGATGTTCAGTATGACTCTGTGAACAACGACAAATATCGAATGATTGCCAAGCTAACGGTCAAACTGGGCGATGGGTCAACCTATCAGGTGCCAGGATACGAAGGGCATGATTATGGGCTGACCGGTGGGGAGAATTTCTGGAAGTTACCAACCCCAACCTCTGGTAGTACGGTCGATGTCGATGGGGCACTACAAGTGAACCTGCGGAACCAGGCATCAGGCATTTACGACTATGACCTGACAACCGGGATCAAAGTTCTATGCAATTGCCCTGGGGAAGAAAGCTACTTCTATGGAGCTTCAACCACTCAACATGACCAGTTGGTAATCGTTAACAGCATCAACAGTGCATTCGGCAGTGGTTGGGGCTTGGCAGGTTGGCAGGAAATTGTTGAAAGCCAGAGTGGATCGGTGCTGCTGATTGACGGCAATGGTAGTCAACTGGTGTTCAAAAAGGTGGGGAGTGCCTATCAATCACCTGAAGGGGATTTCTCTACATTGGTTAAGTTGGCGAATGGACAGTTTCAGCGCACAACCAAAGACGGAACGGTTTATACCTTTAACGGACAGAAGAAACTTGAAACGGTAGCTGACCGGAATGGACTGACGACCACCTATACCTATGATTCGGCAGGTCGATTAAAGAGCATGGTTGACCCCGCAGGACCGCAATTAGAGACAACATTCACCTATTACAACACAGGCGTTAATGCAAACCGGGTGAGGTATATCACCGATCCTGCGGGTCGAGTCACAGAAATGGTATATGACTCGAATGGCAATCTGTTCAAGGTCATCGATCCAGATCAGAAATTCCGGACCTGGGGCTATGACAGTGAACACCACATTACGTCAAACACTGACAAGCTTGGAAACCAGGGGCAGGCAGGACATACGGATCAAGGGTTCTATGACTTTGCGGGTCGGGCGACAAAGGCGATTAACAAAGATGGAACGGTTGTAAAAGTTTCTCCCGCGCAGGTTCAGGGACTTTACAAGCCAGAGGAGACGAAAAATCCCTTCCCAGCCCCCGTTGCCTTTACAACCCAACCCACAGAGGCAGACTATGTGGATGCCAATGGAAACGTAACGCGAGTCCGGTTAGACCGGGCGCAGCAGGAAATCTTTTCACGGGATGGCTTGGGAACTTCCACCACCTTTGAGCGCACCGATACAGGAGCGAACAAAAAGTATTTGGTGACTAAATCTACTGATGCCAGAGGACATTCGGTGTCCTATACCTACGACACCAAAGGGAATCTCGTCAGCATGACGGATGAGTTGTCAAAAGGCGTGCAAGCGACAGATTCTCTCTTTCCCCATCCGTTGTATGAATCGCCTGGCCAGACAGTGGCGAAAGATTGGGATGGCGACGGTAATTTGGATTTGATTGGCTCGAATGGCGCATCGGTCAATATTGTCTATGGTGATGGTCACGGCGGTTTCAGCACTCCAACTACACTCTTGCCTACGGGCGGTCATCGGTTGGCAATCGGAGACCTCAATGGCGATGGACGGCTAGACCTGGTAACGGGAAGTTTTGATGGGAAAACACTGTCTGTGCATTTGCAACAGAGCACTGGAACGTTTCTCCAACCAACAGACCTGACGATTACCAATTCACCAGGTGGTGAAATTGTGGCGATCGGGCTGGCAGATTTAGATGGCGATCAAGATCTGGATCTATTCAGCCTGAATGGAGCGGGGTATGGCAATGAGCTAGATAACACCAAAAACAACCTGAATGTCTGGGTCAACAATGGTCAAGGAGGGTTTGGAACAACACCGCTAACAACCCAGCTTGGTAATCAGCGTCCAGTTGCGATCTCATCAGGCGATGTGAACGGGGATAATCGCCTGGATTTTGTTGTCTCCAGCAAAACTTATACACTCTCTGGGAATCAGATTATCGTAGCTTCTCAGCAGGTTTCGGTGCTGTTGGGGCAGGCAAATGCTCCGTTTAGTATTGCGAACACCTACACGGGCGGAGAAGGCGTTCAGACAGCGCTAGGGGATGTGAATGGGGATGGCAAGCTAGACCTGGCGATGTTGGCGTCTGACAGCACCAGCATCTCGCTCTTGACAGGTCAAGGAGATGGCAGCTTTACAGCGCTCAGTGGGACTCCCTTTAGTGCCCCCACAGGTAATTTGATCACTTCTGTGTTTCTCAAGGATGTGAACGGGGATGGCAAGCTAGACCTGATCAACACCCTGACCCCCGGTGCAAATAACGTAGCAGTGTCATTCGGACAGGGGAACAGCACACTTGGGGCGGCTCAGTTCTATCAGCTTACCGGAGCAACCGATCGCTTACTATTTGGTGATTTCACAACACAAGCTGAAGATCCAAGTCTACCTGGCAAGCTGGATTTGCTGATTCCGACTGAGGGGGTTTCTCCAAATAACGGATTGTTGGTGAATCAGGGGGCTAGGACGTTTGTGGCAAGACCCTACGCGGACAGTCGGGATTTTACAGTGGGCAACAATCCCGTAGTGGGCAGCAATCCAACCGCGATCGCAACTGGAGACATTAATGGCGACAGTATCCCGGATGTGGTGACGGCGAATGCAGGCACAAACACGGTCTCAGTCGGTTTGGGCAATGGCGATGGGACGTTCGCGACGATTCCTGATTACGCGGTGGGCAGCAGTCCTCAAGGCGTTGCACTGGGGGATCTGAATGGGGATGGCAAGCTGGATTTTGTGACTGCGAACTATGGCAATGGGACGGTTTCGATCGGTTTGGGCGATGGCAAAGGGTTCTTTGCTGCTGCCAGTAGCATTGCAGTTGGTGCGAACCCGACTTCAGTTTCCCTCGGTGATCTCAATGGCGACGACAAACTGGAGCTGGTCCTGACGACCAGTAATCAGGTGTCAGTGCTGTTGAATCAAACGGCAAATGGAACGCTTTCGTTTGCCACTAGAGTTGATTATGGTGTGGGTACCACGCCCAAAACGGCTGCGTTAGGTGACATTAACCGGGATGGCAAGCTGGATGTGGTGACGGCTAATTTCGGTAGCGGCAATTTATCTGTGTTGCTGGGAGCAGGGAATGGCACGTTGGGTGCAGCAACGACCTATACGGTGGGGACGAATCCAACGTCGGTGGCATTAGGCGATGTCAATGGCGATGGCAAACTGGACCTGGTGAGTACAAATGCAAGTACGGATGTCAGCAAAAACAGCATCTCTGTTTTGTTGGGGAATGGGCTGGGTGCCTTTGGCACCAAAACAGATTACCAGGTGGGGTATTCTCCCACCGCGATCGGGTTGGGTGATTTTAACAATGACGGCAAGCTGGATGTGTTAACGGCAAATAGTTCCACAATGTCGTTGCTCTTGGGTAAGGGGGATGGCACATTCCCGGCAAAGAACCGATTTGACTTCTTGACCACAGGTAGCCCGAAAGCGATCTCGCTGGCTGATCTGGATCTGGATGGAGCGCTGGATTTTGTGACCGCAAATGTGGGGGCGGCAGGGGCAGGTAGTGTTTCTCCCCGTTTGAATGACCTGTTGCGGATCGGGACGCCGATCGGTACAGGGACTCATTTGTATACCTATGACCCAACGTTTAACCAATTGACGAGTGAGACGGATGAACTGGGGCGGCAGACGCTTTATGACATTGATTCGCTAACAGGTAATGTGAAGTCGATGACCCGTGTGGTGGGGACACTGGATGACCCCAATGCGATCGTCGATGATGTGGTGACTCGCTACACCTACACAACGGATGGGCGGGTTGAGACGACGATGGACTCGATGGGGCGGGTGACACGCTATAACTACAGCACCAATCCAACGACCGTCTTGCTCAATGGTCAGCAGGTTCAACTGTTGAATCCAACGGGACAGCTACGCAGCATCACCTTTGCTGAAGGAACGACCGATCAGGCAACGCAGTGGTTTGGCTATGATGCGGCTGGCAATCAAACCTTGATGGTAGATGAGAATGGCAACCGCACGGTCTATTCCTATGATTTGAACACGAATCGATTGATGGGGGTAACGGGCGCTGACCCGGATGGCAGTGGTCCGTTAGCGGCACCTGTGACGACCTACACCTATGATGCCAATGGCAATCAGTTGACGGTAACAGACCCAAATGGGAATGTGACAACCAATCACTATGATAATCGGGGTCGATTGGATTGGGTGATGGGTGCCGATCCGGATGGTCAAAGCGGTCCGTTAACGGCACCTGTAACCACCTACCAATATGACAAGAATGGAAATCAGATTGCGGTTACGGATGCGCTGGGGCATGTGACGAAGTACAGCTACGATGAGCGCGATCGGTTGACGGAAACCACAAATCCAGACGGGAAGCAGACTCAATCTCTCTATGACTTTGACAATAATCCAACGGGAAGGATTGATGCGAGTGGTCATCGAGCAAACACGGTGATTGATGCACGCGGGCGGCGGATTCGGGAGACGGATGCAGCCGGGAATACAACGCGCTTTGTCTATGACCCAGCGAATCAACTGATTGCAACGGTGGATGCGAAGGGGCAGATGACGCACTATGTCTATGATGACCTGGGGCGGCAGATTGAGGTGATTGATGCTCAGGGGCACCATACGAAGACGGAGTATGACAGGAATGGCAATGTTAAGTAG